agtctctcctcagtcatatcccctccaaccctgtagataagcagttgcttttcatcggtgtttttactctcacagtttatcctctgcttgtgaataatattttttagatccctgcagattgttcagggacatggcattgccactaatagcgaagtccatcaccttcgattgtaccacaatgtatcagtctctgtgtacaatgttttcctggttctgctccttttgctctgcatcacttcctggaggttgttccagtctccatggaattcctctactttattattccttttagcacaatagtattccatcaccaacatataccacaatttgttaagccattccccaattgatgggcatccccttgttttccaatttttggccaccacaaagagcgcagctatgaatattcttgtacaagtctttttccttattatctctttggggtacaagcccagcagtgctatagctggatcaaagggcagacagtcccttatcaccctttgggcatagttccaaattgccctccagaatggctggatcaattcacaactccaccagcaatgaattagtgtccccactttgccacatcccctccagcattcattactttccatagctgtcatgttagccaatctgctaggtgtgaggtgatacctcagagttgttttgatttgcatctctctgattataagagatgtagaacactttttcatgtgcttattaatagttttgatttctttggctgagaactgcttgttcatgtcccttgcccatttatcaattggagaatggcttgattttttgtacaattgatttagttctttgtaaatttgtgtaattaaacctttgtcagaggtttatatgaagattgtttcccaatttgttgctaccattctgattttggttacattggttttgtttgtacaaaaactttttaatttgatgtattatttagattatttattttgcattttgtaactctttctaattcttgcttggttttgaagtctttcctttcccaaaggtctgacatctatgctattctgtgttcgcctaattttcttatagtttccttctttatgttcaagtcattcacccattttaaatttatcttggtgtagcgtgtgaggtgttgatctaaacctaatttttcccacactgtcctccaattttcccagcagtttttatgaaatagtggatttttgttccaaaagctgggatctttgggtttgtcatatactgtcttgctgaggttgcttgcccccagtctattccactgatcctcctttctgtctcttagctagtaccaaattgttttgatgaccgctgctttataatatagtctgagatctgggactgcaagaccccctttctttgtatttttttttccattatttccctggatatccttgatcttttgttcttccaaatgaactttgttatgtttttttctaaatcagtaaaaaaaaattttggaagttccatgggtatggcactaaatagatagctgagtttgggtaggatggtcatttttattatattggcttgtcctacccatgagcagttaatgttcttccaattgttcaagtctagttttagttgtgtggaaagtgttttgtagttgtgctcatatagttcctgtgtttgtctcaggagatagattcctaagcattttattatgtctaaggtaattttgaatgggatttctctttctagttcttgctgctgagctgtgttggaattatatagaaatgctgatgacttatgtgggtttattttgtatcctgcaactttgctaaagttgttgattatttcgattagctttttggttgaatctctaggattctttaagtagaccatcatgtcatctgcaaagagtgataacttggtctcctccttgcctattttaatgccttcaatttctttttcttctctaattgctactgctagtgtttctaatacaatgtcaaataatagaggtgataatgggcatccttgtttcactcctgatcttaatgggaatggatttagtttatccccattgcagatgatattagctgatggttttagatatatactgtttattatttttaggaatgacccttctatcctatgctttctagtgtttttagtaggaatgggtgttgtattttatcaaaggctttttctgcatctattgagataatcacgtggttcttgttggtttgcttgttgatgtggtcaattatgtggatagttttcctaatgttgaaccagccctgcatccctggtataaatccaacttgatcatggtggatgacccttctgatcacttgctggagtctttttgctagtatcctatttaagatttttgcatctatattcattagggagattggtctataattttctttctctgtttttggcctgcctggctttggaattagtaccatgtttgtgtcataaaaggagtttggtagaactccctctttgcttattatgtcaaatagtgtgtatagtattggagttagctgttctttgaatgtttgatagaattcactggtgaatccgtcaggccctggggattttttcttaggaagttctttgatggcctgttggatttctttttctgatatgggattatttgagaaatctatttcttcttctgttagtctaggcaatttatatttttgtaaatattcatccatatcacctaggttggtatatttattgccatatagttgggcaaagtattttttaatgattgccttaatttcctcttcattggaggtgagatcccccttttcatccttgatgctgttaatttgcatttcttctttcctttttttaattagattgaccagtactttgtctattttgtctgtttttttcaaagtaccagcttcaagtcttgtttattagctcaatagttctgtcacttttgattttattaatttctcccttaatttttaggatctctagtttgattttcttctggggttttttaatttgtttgttctcaagttttttgatttgcatttccaattccttgatctctgtcctccctaatttgttaatatatgcactcaggaatatgaattttcctctacgtagtgccttggctgcatcccataaggtttgaaaggatgttttgccgttgtcattttcctcaatgaaattattaattgtttctatgatttcttctctaactaacagattttggagtatcatattatttaatttccaattaacttttgatttggctctccatgtacccttaccaatcaatatttttattgccttgtgatctgaaaaggctgcatttattatttctgcttttctgcatttgagcgccatgtttctgtgacctagtgtatgatctatttttgtgaatgtgccatgtggtgctgaaaagaaggtgtattcctttttgtccctatttatttttctccatatgtatattaactctaatttttctaagatttcattcacctcttttacctctttcttgtttattttttggtttgatttatctaaatttgatagtggttgaagtctcccactaatatggttttactgtctatttcctgcttcaattctcctagtttctctattaaaaatttggatgctataccatttggtgcatacatgttgattagtgatatttcctcattgtctatactcctttttaacagaatatatttaccttccctatcccttttgatcaggtctatttgtgctttggcttcgtcagatatcatgattgcaactcctgccttctttctatcagttgaggcccaaaaggtcttactccaacctttaattctaaccttgtgagtgtcaacccgcctcatatgtgtttcttgaagacaacaaatggtagggttttgggttctaatccaatctgctatttgtctatgttttatgggtgagttcatcccattcacgttcaaagttatgattgtcctTTGTGGATTCGcttgcattttgatatcttcccctagttctgacctttcttcttaagctttcttcttttgaaccagtgatttactttaggtcagtccccttagtcccctcccttgatatgcttccctttctagcccctccctttttatgctcccttcccctcccccctctccttccctcttttattatactcccccccccttaattttcctttctttcttgccctaatggataagatagaattcaggatcccactggatctagatgttcttccctctcagatttgatttcactgagagtaaggtttaagtaattccacttcactctctcttcctctccttctcatatgggagttcttcccctctctttcccatgtgtatctttatatgggcaagattattctattaagtcccccccctatttcttgaagtaaatcttagtgttatctatggttccctccctcccttttcctttctttgcccccactttccccaaatcttcttaatgccccaatctttccctatgcatgtttcttctaactactcttatgatgcatacaatttttgagagttacacaaaacatttcccccacatattaatgtatgtaatttgatttaaatatagtccttatagaagagagtttgacttaaagaaaaagataagatttatctccttttccctttctttcatatttaccttttcatgtttatcttgctttctgtgcttggatatcaaattttccactaagttctggccttttcttagcaaatgcttggaaatcttccattttgttgaatgcccatactttcccctggaagtatatagtcatttttgctgggtagttgattcttggttggagacccagctctcttgcctttctaaatatcgtgttccatgctttgcggtctcttagtgtgttagccgctaagtcgtgtgtgatccttatggtaGCCCCCCCTATATCTTGGgttttgtaggattttctccttttcttggaagctcttgaatttggcaattacattcctaggggttgtcttttggggatttagtaaagagagtgttctatgaaccctttctaattctattttgcccccttgctccagaatgtgtgggcaattttcttttataatctcctatagaataatatcgagtttattgtttatctctggtttttctgggagaccgataattcggaggttgtctcttctccctctgttttcgaaatctgtgaccttttcagtgagatattttatgttttctctaattcattaattttatgggtttgctttattgattcttgctgctttatgatctcacttttttcgaattgcttaattctggtcgttagggactggttttgcttttcagctttgtctgcccttctattggatgctttgagctctttttccagttgagcagtcttatctgtcagattgctgatctctttctcccatttttctttccagaaggtttccatcttttgggtaagctccagtttgagatcttccagagcttgttgataatttccattttgcaaggcatgttctgatttttttttttttgatttcatcctcattctcttcttttccttgggtacttccaccataaaagttttcaataatcaccttttcccctttcttcctggaggctagattttgggccatgtgagccatccctttggtggtattattcccctttcctttttagtctggggtctgggttatatgggtgggttttctgtgaatttaggttgcctcagactagttcttcccagcctctgaggtttcttagagcactgggcccctgatcacagccaaattgcccaggtgttcagctctgcccagataatcagcgcgtggtccgcccctggtgtttagctcagcccagatgctcagcgcaaccaccctGAGTATGGCTTCCAGGGCCCCCTGTgatcagcacaggattctcccatgaaaccaccaTGAGAtgtttttcctggcagtccccagatcccaagcaccctggagtgcccccccccccacccagacAGAGAttttccccactcactcgctgtctcagtgagagctccggtagctcactctggtttggtgggggaggtggggggggggaagggtggctcagttcatgtttctgtgcaagcttttcctccttcttattatagtgtggaaatgttcaaaccccacgtaccttccacctctgtggggtactggggagtccttctgttcctccaaagttCCTCCTCcagatttttatgctcctttgatgtagtctattttgttcggtgccggggagaggaaacGTATGGCTTCTAGATtacagccatgattacccggaagtctctttcatttcttatgaAAGAATAATTACATTTTCACATCatgttttcactttccttttccagcAGAAAAGCCAGCCCCATGGCAtcagaaaaccaaacaaaattcACTGAATTGATCCTCCTGGGATTTTCTGAGATACCAGAGCAACAAGGGGCCATCTTTGGGCTGTTCTTGGGCATGTACTTGGTCACTGTATTTGGAAACATACTCATAATGTTGGCTGTTAGCTTTGATTTTCACCTCCACACCCCTATGTACTTTTTCATTTCTAACCTGTCCTTTGTAGATCTCTGTGTGGTATCTACCACAGTACCCAAGATGTTAGTGGGAATCTTGACACAAAACAAGGCCATCTCCTATGCTGGCTGCCTTGCCCAGATGTACTTCTTTATAGTTTTTGCTGGTTTGGACAATTTCCTTCTCACTGCAATGGCCTATGACCGTTTTGTGGCTATCTGTCACCCTCTGCGCTATACATCCATCATGAGTCCTGAGCTGTGTTGCCTGCTGGTGCTGATCTCCTGGACACTAACTCTTCTCAATGCCCTCATTCACAGCCTGATGATGACAAGGCTCTCCTTCTGTACAGGCCATGAAATCCAGCACTTCTTTTGTGATCTTGATCAAGTTCTAAAACTCTCATGTTCTGACACCCTTATCAATTATGTCTTGATATATATTGTAGCCGGTCTGCTTGGTATTTTCCCCCTCACAGGGATTCTCTTCTCATACAGTCagatcttttcttccattttgaaaGTCCCATCTGCTGGGGGTAAGTACAAAGCCTTTTCTACCTGTGGATCTCATCTCTCTGTTGTTTTCTTATTATATGGCACAGAGCTGGGAGTGTATTTCAGTTCCTCAGTGACCCACTCTTCCTGGAAGAGTACAGTTGCCTCAGCAATGTATGCTGTGGTCACCCCCATGTTGAACCCCTTCATCTATTGTCTTAGGAATAACGATATAAAAGGTGCCCTGTGGAGACTCATTAGCAGAATATCCTCCTCTCAGTGATAGAACCTAGTCCTGGGAAGGAGGTTGAGGTATATGTGGGAAAACTTTGGAAAGCAAAAACACTAAATTCCTCAGAAATAACAAGTTTCTTACCCTCATGTCTCTCTCTGGATCTATTTACTGTAAGTGAACATGATCTTATTCTTCATGGATTCTGTTCCTGGATTTTCCCCAACATTAACTTCTGTAATAACACCTATGGCTTCCTCAGAACATCTTCCAGCTCACAAAATTGTAGGATACAGAGTGACAAACCCAGGGTTTTTAGTCCTCTCTCTACCACTTATAAGCTATATGCATTGGCTATGTCACTTCATGCTTTTGTGCCTacatattttcatttccaaaagtGGAATTGGAAAATCTGCTTTGACTAcctgacatttcttttttcttcatatcaaagaaaatgatggaaattaaaatataatgtactagacatttaaaaatagttttgattctatatgccaagacaaatatgggaattatatgaacagaattacaaaatacttttcacacaaataaagttacatctaagcaattggaaaaacatcaaatgATTTTGGGTatgctgagctaatataataaaaatggcaatcctacctaaattaatttggttactCAGTGCCATtcctattaaactaccaagaaacttttttactgaattagaaaaaataataacaaaattcatctgggtgaacaaaagatctagaatatcaagggagctAATGAAAGAAATGTGgaggaaggtagcctagcagtaccatatttTAAATTGTACTATATAGCAGTGGccctcaaaacaatatggtactggctaagagacagaaggctggatcaatggaatagactagaggtaaatgacctcagcaagctggtgttttgataaacccaaagaccccagccaTTGGTAGaagaactatttgacaaaaactgctggggaaattggaaaatggtgtggtaaatattaggtttagatcaatatcttacaccctatgtTTACAGTGATGAATCTATGGCAAGTGTGCCAGAGGGGGTACTCAGAGCTCTCTCTTGTGTGCATGCATGCCATTTCCTCAACACAGAATTCttcagagttcattattag
This sequence is a window from Monodelphis domestica isolate mMonDom1 chromosome 3, mMonDom1.pri, whole genome shotgun sequence. Protein-coding genes within it:
- the LOC100617849 gene encoding olfactory receptor 7D4, whose product is MASENQTKFTELILLGFSEIPEQQGAIFGLFLGMYLVTVFGNILIMLAVSFDFHLHTPMYFFISNLSFVDLCVVSTTVPKMLVGILTQNKAISYAGCLAQMYFFIVFAGLDNFLLTAMAYDRFVAICHPLRYTSIMSPELCCLLVLISWTLTLLNALIHSLMMTRLSFCTGHEIQHFFCDLDQVLKLSCSDTLINYVLIYIVAGLLGIFPLTGILFSYSQIFSSILKVPSAGGKYKAFSTCGSHLSVVFLLYGTELGVYFSSSVTHSSWKSTVASAMYAVVTPMLNPFIYCLRNNDIKGALWRLISRISSSQ